aaaaaattatgttatgCTGAGTGTTTTATGATGAATGTTTGAGGTGTTTTTCACATCTTGGGGCTCGGCAGTTTATGTAAGTTGATTTTCCGTTTTacggacaataaagttttatctattaACCTACCCAAAGGCTTATTACTGGCAATCATATTTAATCTAAACTTTACATTGTTTGAATAAGATAACATAAGGCAACACATATTTTATGCAGAGAGAATAAACATTTAGGATAGGCTACATATTAATGATTTATCTTACCTGATAGTCTGCATGCGACTGATGAATGCCTGGGTGATTCCTGCGATGTATACAGAATCGATGTTCTTCTTCTGCAGATGGTTGTATAACACGTCTACATGAGGCATAATCTTGTGAAACAATGAAAGGAAAAAACAGAATGTGTCGTCTTCCAGCATTCTCACATAGCCGCCAGCTTCCCTCTTTGTTGGGCCATCAAATGCTTCGGCTTCTGTGTTCCGGATAGTCTGAAAACACTTCACCAGCTCATCCTTGTGCTCGTACACTGTGTTAACAGCAAGACTGTTGAAGTTCCAACGTGTTGACGATGCACTTGGAAGTCGGTGGGCCACCACTTCATCAAGCACAGCAGTCCGCTTGCTCGATTTTgtaaaaaaagaagcaaatccCCCCAAGTCAGAAAAGAAATGACTGATTTGAGGGATATGGGAGGTTGCTTGTTGCATAATCAAATTTAATTGATGGGCATAACAGTGAACGTAGTGAGCGTGTGGATAGATGTCTTGCACCTTCCGCTGCACTCCTCCAGTGGCACCCCTCATTACCGTGGCTCCATCATAGGCCTGGGCTATCAACTTTTTCTCTTGTCCCTCGGGAAGGATGGTCTGCAGCCTCTCCAATAAAGCACTGGCTATTGCTTCGGCACAGGCGTTGGGTAGCTTGATGAACTCAAAAAAACGCTCTTGTATATTTTTGCGTTTGTCAATGTATCTCAATACCAACACCAACTGACAGTGAGTGGAAATGTCAGTAGTTTGATCTGCATGGATAGCTAAAAATTCAGTTGACTTTACTTCATCCATGATCCGTTCTGTCAGAACAGCCAGCATACAGTCCAGGAGCTCGTTCTGAACTGTCTTGGAAGTTCCTTTAAAAACGGTTGCATTTTTAAGGTGTTCCCTCAAGTCCTGATCAATGGAAGCCATTAAGTCGACTAGACCTCTGAAAA
The sequence above is drawn from the Thalassophryne amazonica chromosome 4, fThaAma1.1, whole genome shotgun sequence genome and encodes:
- the LOC117508973 gene encoding zinc finger MYM-type protein 1-like; the protein is MENCVKLAVVGKISIAAQLDDGRRIAVRRHNEEVDRNRHILSKIIDCIKFCGAFELAMRGHDESVSSDNPGIFRGLVDLMASIDQDLREHLKNATVFKGTSKTVQNELLDCMLAVLTERIMDEVKSTEFLAIHADQTTDISTHCQLVLVLRYIDKRKNIQERFFEFIKLPNACAEAIASALLERLQTILPEGQEKKLIAQAYDGATVMRGATGGVQRKVQDIYPHAHYVHCYAHQLNLIMQQATSHIPQISHFFSDLGGFASFFTKSSKRTAVLDEVVAHRLPSASSTRWNFNSLAVNTVYEHKDELVKCFQTIRNTEAEAFDGPTKREAGGYVRMLEDDTFCFFLSLFHKIMPHVDVLYNHLQKKNIDSVYIAGITQAFISRMQTIREAVPSLADDEEYRGPVQEPTPKKRRTLEKTHDTIWHWRYVTPL